A single genomic interval of Trichocoleus sp. harbors:
- a CDS encoding acyltransferase, which produces MPPSRLAWVEGIRIVAAVMVLLYHAQLLFTDYAYTPQPTGLLDNLGRMWGGADRLGGHWLISLLSTPIWFGFQAVDVFVLISGFTAVLALKGKPLGEPGRFVLRRFSRILWPYWTIAWFAYPVLWGIGKVTQSYKPDLWHSFAGATFPLLFEFDGQLLLLTSGPWWFVPLILSFALVFPFLWWLMQRWGAKNLLIVSLAITFGYRALAVYGFGGHPTYVILDTPQGALPFIPFVAKLSSFVFGMVVAQAYQQGKGVIFWHSHRMLLYSFVIYGIGWFCQFSRFGWIFADTLLPIGLTGIGMVILQQLEKKYQIRAAMLQLGGCTYSFFLIHNFVVDRTIRLAVNDNLPSYYEFLPLMVAGTLILSVLADYTTPLIRQLIMAILRSMDYVLTTPSSQRQRAWSPRVGDRVCYRGEGGWTVLQVGWLRNGKRLCLCQFGSDRTQWITPQELEPDATLLHPGQKAAQSTPLGRL; this is translated from the coding sequence ATGCCGCCTTCGCGCTTAGCTTGGGTGGAAGGAATCCGCATTGTCGCTGCGGTAATGGTGCTGCTCTACCATGCCCAATTGTTATTCACTGACTATGCCTACACTCCCCAACCCACTGGGCTACTCGACAATTTGGGTCGCATGTGGGGCGGAGCCGATCGCTTGGGCGGTCATTGGCTGATCTCGCTGCTGAGTACGCCTATCTGGTTCGGCTTTCAAGCCGTGGATGTGTTTGTTTTGATTAGCGGCTTTACGGCTGTCCTGGCACTCAAGGGCAAACCTTTAGGGGAACCCGGGCGATTTGTGCTGCGTCGTTTTTCCCGAATTCTCTGGCCTTACTGGACGATCGCCTGGTTCGCTTACCCGGTTCTCTGGGGCATCGGTAAGGTAACGCAGAGCTACAAACCCGACCTGTGGCATAGTTTTGCTGGAGCAACGTTTCCGCTGCTGTTTGAGTTTGATGGTCAGCTTTTGCTGCTAACCAGCGGTCCCTGGTGGTTTGTCCCTTTGATCCTTAGCTTCGCATTAGTGTTTCCCTTCCTTTGGTGGCTAATGCAGCGCTGGGGAGCCAAAAATCTGCTTATTGTGAGTCTTGCCATCACGTTTGGGTATCGTGCCCTGGCTGTATACGGATTTGGAGGTCATCCCACCTATGTGATTTTGGATACACCCCAAGGAGCGCTGCCCTTCATTCCCTTTGTCGCTAAGCTAAGCTCGTTTGTATTTGGTATGGTTGTTGCTCAGGCATATCAGCAGGGAAAGGGGGTAATATTCTGGCATTCGCACCGGATGCTATTGTATAGCTTCGTAATTTATGGTATCGGTTGGTTCTGCCAGTTCAGTCGATTCGGATGGATTTTTGCAGATACTTTACTGCCGATCGGGTTAACAGGCATTGGGATGGTGATTTTACAACAGTTAGAAAAAAAATATCAAATTCGTGCAGCGATGCTTCAATTGGGTGGCTGCACTTACAGCTTTTTTCTCATCCATAATTTTGTAGTCGATCGCACGATTCGTTTAGCCGTTAACGACAACTTACCCTCTTACTACGAATTCCTGCCCCTGATGGTCGCAGGAACCTTGATTTTGTCTGTTCTTGCAGATTACACTACTCCACTGATTCGGCAGTTAATTATGGCAATACTGCGGAGTATGGACTACGTTTTGACTACCCCTTCAAGTCAGCGGCAGCGCGCTTGGAGTCCTCGAGTAGGCGATCGCGTCTGCTACCGTGGCGAGGGTGGCTGGACTGTCCTACAAGTGGGATGGTTACGCAATGGCAAGCGACTCTGTTTGTGCCAGTTTGGCTCAGACAGGACTCAGTGGATTACGCCACAAGAGCTTGAACCAGACGCAACCCTCCTTCACCCAGGTCAAAAGGCAGCCCAATCCACCCCATTGGGGAGGTTGTGA
- a CDS encoding glycosyltransferase family 2 protein — MRKWKVELRKAIVTHAVLIGIPTLIFYWMRLEGLSLTGLHLVIATFYVISGLMLFLESSTAIARRFATDDYKSDRNPLRRRYYNLKARLGMGGARQPHPKNPVPRCSFLIAAYLPNEQEIILETLEHVLLEVERPAAGMEVILAYNTPTDMAVEEDLRRLAQLYPELHLLRVEGSRSKAENLNAAFELVTGEMTCILDADHHPSPDCLHRAWHWLNQGYDVVQGRSIIRNHNHNLLTQTIAIEFEMMYGIIHSAKSFLTDSSIFGGSNGYWRTSVLKQIRFNPVMLTEDIDASMRTLLKGYRILHDRSIISTELAPMDAQSFWYQRKRWAQGWLEVALKYQQQLWRSDKLSLCQKAFWTYLLYYCEFYSLVAIQIIPIVLSLSLANVTVPHALSAYLWFSTLISFVSGIYQTLATAKVAHVRYPFYYYVNHILLLLPYILFKNVIAIVAIYDHVRGNTPWLVTPRGKQPYYISTLNKAAVPAPTSSVFNTKS, encoded by the coding sequence GTGAGGAAGTGGAAGGTCGAGCTACGCAAGGCGATAGTGACCCATGCGGTGCTTATTGGAATCCCAACGCTAATTTTTTATTGGATGCGGCTGGAAGGATTAAGTCTGACGGGGTTGCATTTGGTGATTGCAACCTTTTATGTCATTAGTGGGCTAATGTTGTTTCTAGAATCTAGCACTGCGATCGCTCGCCGCTTTGCTACAGATGATTATAAGTCTGACCGAAATCCGCTCAGAAGACGATATTACAATCTGAAAGCCCGTCTGGGAATGGGTGGAGCGAGACAACCCCACCCCAAAAATCCAGTTCCCCGCTGTTCTTTTCTGATTGCTGCCTATCTGCCCAATGAGCAAGAGATTATTCTAGAAACGCTAGAACATGTGTTGCTTGAGGTAGAGCGCCCTGCCGCTGGAATGGAGGTCATTCTGGCATACAACACGCCAACCGATATGGCGGTAGAAGAAGATTTGCGGCGACTGGCGCAGCTCTACCCCGAATTACACCTGCTTCGTGTTGAGGGCAGCCGCTCCAAAGCCGAAAACCTGAATGCTGCTTTTGAACTGGTAACGGGCGAGATGACTTGCATTCTGGATGCGGATCACCATCCCTCACCCGACTGTTTGCATCGTGCCTGGCATTGGCTCAACCAGGGCTATGATGTCGTCCAAGGTCGTAGCATTATTCGCAACCATAACCACAACCTGCTAACTCAAACGATCGCCATTGAGTTTGAGATGATGTACGGCATCATCCACTCAGCAAAATCCTTCCTGACAGACTCCAGCATCTTCGGAGGCTCCAACGGCTACTGGCGGACTTCGGTGCTCAAGCAGATTCGCTTTAATCCGGTGATGCTGACAGAAGACATTGATGCCTCCATGCGAACGCTGCTCAAAGGCTACCGGATTCTGCACGATCGCAGCATCATCAGCACCGAACTGGCTCCCATGGATGCCCAGTCTTTCTGGTATCAGCGCAAACGCTGGGCGCAGGGTTGGCTCGAAGTTGCCCTCAAATATCAGCAGCAGCTCTGGCGATCGGATAAGCTGAGCCTTTGCCAAAAGGCTTTCTGGACATACTTGCTCTACTACTGCGAGTTTTATTCACTCGTTGCCATTCAAATCATCCCGATCGTCCTCAGTCTCTCTCTGGCTAATGTCACCGTGCCCCATGCGCTGAGTGCCTATCTCTGGTTCAGTACGCTGATTTCCTTTGTGAGCGGCATCTATCAAACCCTGGCGACTGCCAAAGTAGCTCACGTTCGCTATCCCTTTTATTACTATGTCAACCACATTCTGCTGCTGCTTCCCTACATTTTGTTCAAGAATGTGATTGCGATCGTTGCCATCTATGACCATGTTCGGGGCAATACTCCCTGGCTGGTCACGCCACGCGGCAAACAGCCCTACTACATTTCCACACTGAATAAGGCAGCAGTCCCGGCACCTACCTCCTCTGTGTTCAATACCAAGTCTTAG